One window from the genome of Nicotiana sylvestris chromosome 9, ASM39365v2, whole genome shotgun sequence encodes:
- the LOC138878679 gene encoding uncharacterized protein: MASPLAHPARGRGQTARGGGHATRGRGQPARGRPRNVVQIGRGQPQYYAFPAKPEAESSDIVITGIVLVCHRDASILFDPGSTYFYVSSYFVSYLVVPRDSLSPPVYVSMPVGDSIIVDHVYRLCVVTIGSLETSVDLILLDMVDFDVILDMDWLSPYHAILDCHSMTVTLALSGFP, encoded by the coding sequence ATGGCTTCACCACTcgctcatccagctagaggtaggggtcagacagctagaggtggaggtcacgccactagaggtagaggccagcccgCTAGAGGTCGTCCTAGAAATGTAGTTCAGATTGGTAGGGGCCAGCCCCAAtattatgctttcccagccaagcctgaggctgagtcatctgacattgttatcacaggtattgttttagtttgccatagagatgcttcaattctatttgatccGGGCTCTACTTATTTctacgtgtcatcctattttgtttcatatctggttgtgcctcgtgattctttgagccctcctgtgtatgtgtccatgcctgtgggagattctattattgtagatcatgtTTATCGTTTGTGTGTGGTTACCATTGGGAGTCtcgagactagtgtagatctcaTACTTctagatatggttgattttgatgtcattttggatatggattggttgtcaccttatcatgctatattggattgtcactccatgacggtgaccttagccttgtcagGGTTTCCTTGA